Proteins encoded together in one Ciona intestinalis chromosome 1, KH, whole genome shotgun sequence window:
- the LOC100176396 gene encoding D-beta-hydroxybutyrate dehydrogenase, mitochondrial-like isoform X1, translating to MVYVVHLTDEVTKSFLSQKRATYRNMFTGELGRSVFGATVFTFVFALGVPWIGSTIFYILGLNYGCCTSTIAFFATCFLALLIFAVFPRGRLNPKDKAVLITGCDSGFGPLLAKQLHALGMHVFAGCLLKDKGGEGAKHLMKIQSSRFHVLQLDVTNDSEIKMAVQYIGMHIPPNQDGLWGIVNNAGASAFGEIEWSSIDLYKKVAEVNLWGVIRCTQACLPLIRRAKGRVVNMASGFGRMIAGSRSVYGITKWAVEGFSDCLRYEMRRWGVKVSIIEPGNYIAGTSIFTEDGVKKLGDSMWEKMPDNVKEDYGKKLFDLRVAEMQTYCSKGMDDLRPVLNAYEDALLSRIPLIRYQPMEAYWTIRSFVFTHFPSFIADYLYIYRKAKK from the exons ATGGTATACGTGGTGCATTTAACTGATGAAGTAACAAAATCGTTTTTATCGCAGAAAAGGGCAACATATAGAAACATGTTTACCGGCGAACTCGGAAGAAGTGTCTTCGGAGCCACCGTTTTCACTTTTGTATTCGCGCTGGGAGTTCCGTGGATTGGatcaacaatattttacattctTGGCTTAAACTATGGTT GCTGCACATCAACCATTGCATTTTTTGCAACATGTTTTCTTGCATTGTTAATATTCGCTGTATTCCCTCGAGGAAGGTTAAATCCAAAAGACAAAGCGGTTTTGATAACAGGTTGTGACTCGGGATTTGGTCCCTTATTGGCAAAGCAACTACATGCCCTTGGAATGCATGTGTTCGCAG GTTGTTTGTTGAAAGACAAAGGTGGTGAAGGTGCGAAGCATTTAATGAAAATCCAGTCTTCTCGATTTCATGTCCTGCAACTTGATGTTACTAATGACAGTGAAATCAAAATGGCCGTGCAGTATATTGGAATGCATATTCCACCTAATCAAGATG GCTTATGGGGAATTGTGAACAATGCTGGAGCATCAGCGTTTGGAGAGATTGAGTGGTCATCTATAGACTTGTACAAGAAGGTGGCTGAGGTCAACTTATGGGGAGTAATTAGATGCACACAAGCATGTTTACCACTGATTAGAAG AGCGAAGGGTAGAGTGGTGAACATGGCAAGTGGTTTTGGCCGAATGATCGCAGGATCTCGCTCTGTTTATGGAATCACCAAGTGGGCTGTAGAAGGTTTCTCTGATTGCTTGCGTTATGAAATGAGGAGATGGGGTGTGAAG GTATCTATTATTGAACCTGGCAACTATATAGCTGGAACCAGCATCTTTACTGAAGATGGAGTGAAAAAGTTGGGAGATTCAATGTGGGAGAAGATGCCTGACAATGTGAAAGAGGATTATGGGAAAAAGTTGTTTGATTTGCGG GTAGCAGAAATGCAGACTTATTGCAGTAAAGGAATGGATGATCTCAGGCCAGTGTTAAATGCATATGAAGATGCTTTACTTTCTCGTATTCCATTGATAAGATATCAACCAATGGAAGCTTATTGGACAATTCGTTCCTTTGTGTTTACCCACTTTCCTTCTTTCATCGCTGACTA CTTGTACATATATCGGAAAGCAAAGAAGTGA
- the kif3b gene encoding kinesin family member 3B: protein MSKSKSSECVKVVVRCRPLNQKEVEGNHESVVSMDVKSGQVQIKNPKSPNDPPKSFTFDAIYDWNCTQSDIFEETFHPLLDSVLNGFNGTIFAYGQTGTGKTFTMEGVRSNPELRGAIPRSFEHIYKHIARTKDQQYLVRASYLEIYQEDIRDLLSKDQSKRLELKERPDTGVYVKDLLSFVTKSVKEIEHVMNVGNQNRSVGATNMNEHSSRSHAIFVITIECSEDGLDGKNHIRVGKLNLVDLAGSERQAKSGATGERLKEATKINLSLSALGNVISSLVDGKGHIPYRDSKLTRLLQDSLGGNAKTVMVANIGPASYNSDETLTTLRYANRAKNIQNKPKINEDPKDALLREFQEEIAKLKANLESRSKGGRKKKTRRRRNADGEMVEESGSDDDEDDDDDSSLSEEQQAKLEKEKNRILQDKSMAEEERERLLKEQQAKLEELKRQQEAKDELTAKIKAMQSKLLVGGRTIVDHTNEQERELEERRLLLAEQRRKERSMKQQLEAREESALEAQESYSSLRQEVDEKTKRLKKMYTRLQQLKAEISDLQEINCREREDLEISQMKMNRELKQKLLIIENFIPSDERARLEERIIYNEENDQWELKSVTNTAHNTMMQRPKSAHSGSSRPTSQYAKMAAAVGFNPRYKGDNVLLVELDMPTRTTQDYEGPTIAPKVQAALDAALQEEGDLQLDASDEKFVKKTKPRLKSAKSRPRTAKKNGISNGTDKPSLYPTSRGLVPK from the exons GCAAAGCGATATATTTGAAGAAACATTTCATCCACTCCTTGATTCTGTTCTCAATGGATTTAATGGAACCATATTTGCTTACGGTCAAACTGGAACAGGAAAAACGTTTACCATGGAAG GTGTTCGTTCAAACCCAGAACTTCGTGGTGCAATACCAAGATCTTTTgaacatatttacaaacatatCGCACGAACCAAAGACCAGCAATACTTGGTGCGCGCTTCTTATCTAGAAATTTACCAAGAAGATATCAGAGATTTATTGTCAAAAGATCAAAGCAAAAGATTAGAACTTAAAGAAAGACCAGATACAG GTGTATATGTTAAAGATCTTTTGTCTTTTGTAACAAAATCTGTGAAAGAAATTGAACATGTTATGAATGTTGGAAACCAAAACCGCAGTGTTGGTGCAACCAACATGAATGAACATAG CTCACGATCCCACGCAATATTTGTGATCACCATTGAATGTAGTGAGGATGGTCTGGATGGAAAGAATCACATTCGAGTTGGGAAATTAAACTTGGTTGATCTTGCTGGAAGTGAAAGACAA gCAAAATCTGGTGCGACAGGAGAAAGATTGAAAGaagcaacaaaaattaatttatctcTTTCTGCTCTTG GGAACGTTATTTCATCACTGGTGGATGGTAAGGGGCATATTCCGTATCGAGATTCCAAACTTACAAGGTTATTGCAAGACTCACTTGGTGGAAATGCTAAAACTGTGATG gTTGCCAACATTGGACCAGCAAGTTATAACTCGGATGAAACTTTAACCACATTAAGATACGCCAACAGagctaaaaatattcaaaataaaccAAAGATTAATGAAGATCCTAAAGATGCCTTACTGAGGGAGTTCCAGGAGGAAATAGCAAA attaaaagcaaatcttgaAAGTCGTTCAAAAGGtggaagaaaaaagaaaacgagaagaagaagaaatgcAGACGGAGAGATGGTGGAAGAGTCCGGGAGTGATGATGATGaggatgatgatgatgata GTAGTTTATCAGAGGAGCAACAAGCCAAGTTGGAGAAGGAGAAGAACCGAATCTTGCAAGATAAGAGCATGGCTGAGGAGGAAAGAGAAAGGTTGTTAAAGGAACAACAAGCAAAACTAGAAGAGCTGAAGAGGCAACAGGAAGCTAAAGATGAACTGACTGCAAAGATAAAA GCGATGCAAAGCAAACTCCTCGTTGGTGGAAGAACCATCGTGGATCATACGAATGAGCAAGAGCGAGAGCTGGAGGAGCGGAGGTTGCTTCTAGCTGAGCAGAGAAGGAAAGAACGATCGATGAAACAACAACTTGAGGCAAGGGAGGAGTCAGCACTCGAGGCGCAAGAGAGCTACAGTTCGTTGAGACAGGAAGTTGATGAAAAAACCAAACGACTGAAAAAG ATGTACACCAGACTTCAGCAACTTAAAGCTGAAATAAGTGACCTGCAAGAAATAAATTGTCGGGAACGAGAAGACCTGGAGATTTCTCAAATGAAG ATGAACAGAGAGTTAAAGCAGAAGTTGTTGATCATTGAAAACTTTATTCCAAGTGATGAGAGAGCTCGCTTGGAGGAGAGAATTATTTATAATGAAGAAAATGATCAATGGGAGCTGAAATCTGTAACAAACACAGCTCA TAATACAATGATGCAACGTCCGAAAAGTGCCCACAGTGGCAGCAGTCGACCTACTTCTCAGTATGCAAAGATGGCTGCTGCAGTTGGTTTCAATCCTCGATACAAAGGTGACAACGTATTACTGGTGGAGTTGGACATGCCCACTCGAACAACACAAGATTATGAAGGGCCTACCATTGCACCAAAG GTTCAAGCAGCATTAGATGCAGCTTTGCAGGAGGAAGGTGATTTACAACTTGATGCGAGTGATGAGAAGTTTGTAAAGAAAACTAAACCAAG aCTAAAGTCGGCAAAATCTCGTCCCCGTACAGCAAAGAAGAATGGAATATCAAACGGGACGGACAAACCATCGTTGTATCCAACATCTCGGGGTTTAGttccaaaataa
- the LOC100176396 gene encoding D-beta-hydroxybutyrate dehydrogenase, mitochondrial-like isoform X2 yields the protein MVYVVHLTDEVTKSFLSQKRATYRNMFTGELGRSVFGATVFTFVFALGVPWIGSTIFYILGLNYGCCTSTIAFFATCFLALLIFAVFPRGRLNPKDKAVLITGCDSGFGPLLAKQLHALGMHVFAGCLLKDKGGEGAKHLMKIQSSRFHVLQLDVTNDSEIKMAVQYIGMHIPPNQDGLWGIVNNAGASAFGEIEWSSIDLYKKVAEVNLWGVIRCTQACLPLIRRAKGRVVNMASGFGRMIAGSRSVYGITKWAVEGFSDCLRYEMRRWGVKVSIIEPGNYIAGTSIFTEDGVKKLGDSMWEKMPDNVKEDYGKK from the exons ATGGTATACGTGGTGCATTTAACTGATGAAGTAACAAAATCGTTTTTATCGCAGAAAAGGGCAACATATAGAAACATGTTTACCGGCGAACTCGGAAGAAGTGTCTTCGGAGCCACCGTTTTCACTTTTGTATTCGCGCTGGGAGTTCCGTGGATTGGatcaacaatattttacattctTGGCTTAAACTATGGTT GCTGCACATCAACCATTGCATTTTTTGCAACATGTTTTCTTGCATTGTTAATATTCGCTGTATTCCCTCGAGGAAGGTTAAATCCAAAAGACAAAGCGGTTTTGATAACAGGTTGTGACTCGGGATTTGGTCCCTTATTGGCAAAGCAACTACATGCCCTTGGAATGCATGTGTTCGCAG GTTGTTTGTTGAAAGACAAAGGTGGTGAAGGTGCGAAGCATTTAATGAAAATCCAGTCTTCTCGATTTCATGTCCTGCAACTTGATGTTACTAATGACAGTGAAATCAAAATGGCCGTGCAGTATATTGGAATGCATATTCCACCTAATCAAGATG GCTTATGGGGAATTGTGAACAATGCTGGAGCATCAGCGTTTGGAGAGATTGAGTGGTCATCTATAGACTTGTACAAGAAGGTGGCTGAGGTCAACTTATGGGGAGTAATTAGATGCACACAAGCATGTTTACCACTGATTAGAAG AGCGAAGGGTAGAGTGGTGAACATGGCAAGTGGTTTTGGCCGAATGATCGCAGGATCTCGCTCTGTTTATGGAATCACCAAGTGGGCTGTAGAAGGTTTCTCTGATTGCTTGCGTTATGAAATGAGGAGATGGGGTGTGAAG GTATCTATTATTGAACCTGGCAACTATATAGCTGGAACCAGCATCTTTACTGAAGATGGAGTGAAAAAGTTGGGAGATTCAATGTGGGAGAAGATGCCTGACAATGTGAAAGAGGATTATGGGAAAAA GTAG